accgCAAGATAACGCCCATCATCATCACCTCCAATATTACTCTGATATTTTTgccttttaattttctatctttcgtccacacacacatatatatgatatatgtaAAGCCAAAATGATCAAAGGTTCAAGACCTCAACTTGCATGcatatataaggaaaaaaatacaagtaatttttttgtgatattgcaaatgaacaaattgttctatataaaaaaaaaatagcaatttacctcattatatttttaaaaatttagcaatttactcctgtgttttttaaaatgaaacaattacCTTTTCAGATAAGcaaataaattgcttcatttaaaaaaatatagggagtaaattgctattatagggaataattttataattatatagagttaatttatattaaaccccatatatatatatatatatatatatataaacatgatGATTTTCTGTGCAAGAGgctttaattgataaatatacaGACATCCTGTTCACTAGTTTTGGTGCCCcgattgttgttgttattggATGATGATGTTGCATGCAGTGTATGgcaataattgattttgtcgtacaaatttgtatttgtCCATTGATCACATGATGtcatactaattaatatatatgcactattattaatttatgactTTTAATAGCACGAaatgcatatgtatatatatatatatacatatatatatatatttagttgtgAAAATACTTAGATTAGGGTTAATGTAACACGCTTCCTGTTGAATTATTATCAGCCCAAAAAATCCACTAGTTAGAAAATGGGTTGGTACGAAACGAAAATTAACACTCCATACTTAACGATTGAAGTTGTAATTTTCCCCTATGAGGTTATGTTTCAACTTGTCCACATCTAAATGCGTTTATAAGAAGAggattaaatgtaatattgtgtaatttaaattatttgatgtttttgttctttaatttttaaagtagTATATTAGTCCTGCACgaccttttttattttcatggtCTCAGATTTTTTTTCGTCGGAGTTCACCACCACCTATTATAAGAAGGGTAAATTCCGgcgaaaaaagaattaatagcaaaaattaaaatgtgaaagacccaaattttaccataaaaaGTTAAACGACAAAGATACTGACAAAAATGAGCCAATAGGAACAGTAgtcccaattttaaaataccacGTGAGATGCACATGCATTTTTCGGCTAGAAGGGTGAACTCTGACGAAAAAAAAGACTAACGAAAtcgtgaaaattaaaaaatatagaaccaaaatactacctaaaaagttaaagaacgTAAACAGCCGAATAACCTAACATCATAGcaccaaaaatacatttaagtCTGCAAGAATATTGCcacacaaaattattaatgttcttaatttattcatttcctTACTAAAAGAACACAATAATTAGAACCTCACTCACCAGAAAAATTCAAGCTCTTGCACCTTTAATCAAACTTTAACTCAACCCTAATCTCTATCTAGCTAgatcaagaaacaaaaatacatatatagttcAAAGGGAAAAAACTAATATTCAACCATGAACCAGGCCTGAAGATAGAGCCATTAGCAGGATGGCAGCATCCTTCTCATCTTCAGGAAACACTCTATGTACTGCCAAATTGTTGCTCAAATTTATCAAGAACTCCTCCAATCTACTAGCTTTagacgatgatgatgatgatgatgatccaGCTGAAGCAATTTTGCAGCCTTTCTTTAGGCCTCCACTGACATTTTTGCCCGTTGTCTTCATCTCTTTGTGTTGCACCTTGATCTTCAATGTAGCCGGCCTGGCATTGGCCACCACCATGCCGTtggcagcagcagcagccatGGCCCGCCTCGCCTTCCTTTGCCTGATCCCGCACGCGTTGCAGAGCGACTGAGAtaagaattaaacaaaactCATATGTGCTCAGACATTACAAAAGATTACTACATATGTATGTTTGTTCGTTGTTGATGTTCTGAGCttgaaaaatactatatattaaactaATAAACTATTAATGTCGGGTTgattaaaaatgcaaaaagaattgaaaaaattaaataccttAGGGCCTTTGGGACCACTTCTCCAAAGGGGGGTCTTGGTGGTGTTGCAATCTGCACAAACCCTAATTGGGCTGTTGCTGTTGTATGAGGAACTGTTGCTGCTTAGATCAGTTTCCATAGAAGAGGATGGCTGCAGCAGCTGCTTGAATGAGGATACACTTATGCGATCCGTGTTCTTCATCTTCTGCATCACCCTCATCTTCGTAGACATCCATTTCACCGGTATATCCTTCTTTGCTAGCCCTTCGTCTTTGTTCTTCCAGAGGGTTAATTTCAGGCCACTATTAACCTTATTCTTCATCTCATCACACGATGATCCCCCGCGATAACCGTAAGTAGTACTGTCATCCTTACAACATGAAAATTCGAGAATTGATCATATTGTACTAACAACTAGTACTAGGATTACAAATTAAGTcatacaaatacaaaatatgtatatatgtatatataaatttataaaaaaaactattgcACTATGTAATTAGGTATGTACCTCTTGAGGGTGAGGGTGGTACAATTGGTGATGATAGAATCCGGTGTGATCTTGAGCTGAACTAAAGAAGATAGGAGACGATGAGGCAGAAGACGATGGGGAAGATGAAACGACTTGATTGTGGTACTGATTCGGGGCAAACGGCTGGAGGAACTGATGATCATGATCGATACTGTCACTGATTTGATCTGTAGGAGAAGGCGAAGGGGACGAGTTTATGTTCATGATTGGCGACGAATTATATCGAAATTAAGGGCAACTTTTTCTTAATCAATGCAATGAATGAAGAAAACTAGGTGGCTAGCTAGGTTTGAGATGATTGAGAGGTGGGGAGGGGAGTAAAGAGAAATGTACTTGATGGTGTCTAAAAGGTCGTATTGAGCACAGTTCTGGAGCTGTTTTAAAGGAAGGGAAAATGCAAGcttgggggtgggggtgggggggtaAGAGATTCACGTGACTTCATGACAACCAAACAAACAAGTATAGAACagacaaaggaaaaagaaggaGCGAGCAGAATGCTACCACACGACCATTTGACAGAACCCTATCTCTAACACTTTCGTCCTAGCTAATTGGCACTTAATGTAATAGACACTGCTGGTTTAAATTGTTAGTACGAGATGCGAGATAATGTGATGGAGCAATGAGAGGATTAGATATTAGAGTATATATACATTGATCTATTAAGCACCAGTTTTAGCCTTGCATTTTCTTCTGGCTTTCTATGATCTTATCGTGTTAATAAACCCTAcctaatttgaaatatatggGACACACTTTTAGCTTAATGGTTAAAGCTGAAATCCCGTGAACAAGTTCCAAGTTTCACTAGATATGtgggtaatttttttacttttatcatTTGGGTGATTTGTTTCATCTTACGTAAATTatcgtaatttatttattgttcttattagttaaaattaaatgtaatattctTCCTATATCTTTTACATTTTGGtgttttagtcttttatttttctaggaTAGCAAATAGATccaataactttttaaatttttgtgattttggtccttttaATTCAGAGTTTTTGTTCacattgatcaaaattaaaagttacagGATCTATTTGCTACTCTAGAAAGATAAAAGGCTAAATTGtcaaagtacaaaaaatactaaagcAAAAATTTTGCTTCCATGCTCGCATAAATTGACCAATGGCAGAACAAGAGCCACCACAGAAGATATAACATTTAACCATGGCTAAAAATTGTCATgcttattaataaataatcgtAGCAAACAGTCAATGACTATGGTCACACAATGGTTGCTGGCcgtgattttttttagagtagctaaaatatttgttatagcAAATGCTTGTACCATAGCTCTTAGCTGTGGCAAATAGTTTTTTCATAATGGAAAAACTtaatcgattttatttaactgtggctaataatagttatttactatgatttttaaccataactattaatattgtagccaatagtagtttttttttgtcatgaacctcaaaatgaaaaaaagcaCGTGCAGGGCACGTATATTTTTTCGACAATATTTGCAAATTTCAAAGACTGAAGAATTAAACcgtgaaaaattaaaaagttatacgACTTCTTTACTGTCCTAGAAagataaacaattaaaatgccaaaatacaaaagataCAAGACGAAAGTTACATTTAAAcagtaatattaatatgttgaTTGAATTTATGTATTGCTCGTATTATCGAAATATGAATATActcatataattacaatttaaaaagtatatatatatatatatatgggacacggaccaaaattacaatatggGAATCTGTTGCATTATCTcctaattttgttcttttccgttttttattttaatttaatattcccCCCTATTTTGACTTGTGTGATTGTATTTCAACGggttttgttgttgttgggCATGTCTCGTAGAGTTCAAACAGTACGTCTAAGCaatgaaattgtataaattacatttcaaatTAAGGGTCCCAAAAGTTTCCCTCTGCATTTATGTGACCATTTCATGAATTTCGGGATATATAAGTACAAATTATCCTCatctgaaaattaaagtaagtATAAAAGTCCtaaatgctatatatatatatatatatatatatatatataaatctaaaagatattttaatatttttaaaatacgttagtattttaaaatcaacGACGTACTATCATTATAATATCCAGCAcgcaaatatattaatatttttaaattaaacaataaatttaaaataaacaaaaaaataacatattattattaaaaataaactaaatatcTACATTCGTATGATTCGAACTTACAAATTATTGATTGTGAAACCTCCTGCCTTTTCAATTTggacatgattttttttttattaataacagTATGTAAATCACAATAGCTCAATCGATATTTG
The nucleotide sequence above comes from Sesamum indicum cultivar Zhongzhi No. 13 linkage group LG11, S_indicum_v1.0, whole genome shotgun sequence. Encoded proteins:
- the LOC105173616 gene encoding putative GATA transcription factor 22; the encoded protein is MNINSSPSPSPTDQISDSIDHDHQFLQPFAPNQYHNQVVSSSPSSSASSSPIFFSSAQDHTGFYHHQLYHPHPQEDDSTTYGYRGGSSCDEMKNKVNSGLKLTLWKNKDEGLAKKDIPVKWMSTKMRVMQKMKNTDRISVSSFKQLLQPSSSMETDLSSNSSSYNSNSPIRVCADCNTTKTPLWRSGPKGPKSLCNACGIRQRKARRAMAAAAANGMVVANARPATLKIKVQHKEMKTTGKNVSGGLKKGCKIASAGSSSSSSSSKASRLEEFLINLSNNLAVHRVFPEDEKDAAILLMALSSGLVHG